ATCGCTTCATCCGAGATGCGGGAACAAGTGCTGATAGGGTTGCAACTGTGATCAGATCGGCTAAGATTGGATTTTCAAGAGCAACTTCATCAATCCATGAGCGAATCCGTAAAACTTGATCATAAACCGGACCATCAAAAAATAAACTATCACCAAAGGTTTGTATGTAGGCTTGGTGTAAGGTATAATTTTGCGAATATTTTTCAAGTTCTTTGAGTGGAACTTTGGCTTGGGCAAGTGCTTCAGCCAATGCGAAACGTTGAGATAATTTTAACTGCCTGACTCGTATTTTTGTTAAACTCATAAACTGCAAAACTGGATTTATTTCACAGAAATAGGCAGTTTTGTTGAGTTGTGATGCAGTAAAGGCGGTTGTTCCTGTTCCCGCAAATGGATCAAGGATGGTCTGGGCATCTGGGGCATATCTTTCCAGTATAGTTTCCACAAATTGAGTTGAGTATCCCTCTAAGTACGGATACCATCGGGCAAAGGGCTCTTTTCGTCCTTGCTTAAAAGTCACAGTCACTGGATCAAATAGTTCCGTTTTTGTCTCGATCCCTGGCAGTTGAAGTTGGACAGCGGGTTCCCGAATGAGATTTATGGAATGCTCCAACTGACGAAGACAATAGGCATTTAAGGGTAAATTGTCGGCTTTAGCGTTCGCTACAAGAGTTTGATAGTCGTCTCCTAATAATTGGCGCAGTTCAGCACTGGAAAGCCCTTTAATACATTCATAAATTTCATCTGTTTCCTTACCAAAGGCTAAGGTTAGCGATTTTTTCTTAGGTGTTTCCGCCGGATACTCAGGAAAGTAAACGGCTTTGTATTTTTGAGCCATTAATTTTATCCTCCAGAATTCATTAATTTTTTCTGTTAAGGCATGTATATACTATCATATTATGATAGTTTTGTCAATAAGTTAAACAACTCGAATTGCTTATAAGAAATATTTAAAATGTCTCCCACACAGTTGATTGCTATCCATTTAGGAGCAGTTCTAACCAATTTATTCCCCAAAGCGAAATTGCAGGGCACAATTAAATTTCTTGACTTTTCTCTTTAGATGTGTTATACTTAAAGTATAAATATGATTCTTTTTTGCACGTTCGCGACGCTCTATCAAAGCAGCGTGCACAATTAAAATATTAAATAGATTACCCTCAAAAAGCGTTGAAGGGGAGGAGTAAGTCATCCGGGCTTGCGAGAGAAGGAGATTCATAGGCTGAAAGGTCTCCTCAAGTTCCCACGGCTGAAGGTCGCCCCCGAGCTGCTTATCTGAACAAGTCTGTAGGACTTCAGTAGGATGGGTCGGTGTGATGCCCGTTAACGCATCCCAAAGAGTGCTTTTTCTCATTGTAACAGGGCTTTGTCTGCCCGATAACTTGAATGAAAATGAGAAAGAGAATTGGAGTGGTACCACGGTAAGGTCACTGTAAATGTCCTTCTCGTCTCCAAAATTGGAACGAGAAGGTTTTTTAATTTCAACTATTCCCTACCCTATAGGGAACGGGGTCCACACCCCTCGACCCTATCACTTATGAGGAAAATTGGCATGGAACTTTCAGGAGCGCAAATCCTTGTTGACAGTCTCAAACGGGAAGGTGTCGAATATATTTTTGGTGTGAACGGTGGCGCGGCGATGCCGATTGAAATCAAATTGATTCCGATGCGGCATGAACAAGGGGCTTCCCATGCCGCCGATGGCTACGCACGCGTCACTGGGGACGTCGGGGTCGCACTCGCAACCTCTGGTCCCGGCGCAACGAATCTCGTAACCGGTATCGCAACCGCCTATATGGATTCGATTCCAATGGTCGCGATCACCGGACAGGTGTTCACCCACTATATCGGCAGCGATGCCTTCCAAGAATGCGATATTATCGGTGTAACGCGTCCGGTCTGTAAGCATAGTTATCTCATCAAAAATAGCGACGAGGTCGCAGATGTCGTCGCTGAGGCGTTTCACATCGCGAAGACGGGGAAACCTGGTCCCGTCGTTATTGACATCGCTAAAGATGCCCAGATGCATGAAGCACTGTTTCAATATCCAGAAACGGTGGACATCCGCAGTTACAAACCGCAAGTTGACGGCGATCCAGCGCAAATTGCTAAGGCAGCGGCACTGATTAAGGAAGCAAAACGCCCGATGCTGTATGCCGGTGGCGGTGTCGTACTCGCCAATGCCACTGAAGAACTGCGACAACTCACGCTCAAAACCCAGATCCCGATTACTGTTACATTGATGGGGCTTGGTGCATTCCCCGAAACACATCCTTTGGCGATGGAAATGCCCGGAATGCATGGATCTTGCTGCGCAAATTACGCGTTTACTGATGCAGACCTTGTTATTGCTATCGGTGCAAGGTTCGATGACCGCGTTACGGGGGATCTCACTAAATTCGCACCGAACGCGAAGAAAATCCACATTGATATCGACGCGTCGTGTATCGGGAAAAATGTCCCAGTAGACGTTCCTATCGTTGGTGACGCAAAAAATGTCCTGACCGAACTGAATAAACAGGTCGGCATAGCGGATATCGACCCGTGGCGCGATCAGATTCAGGAATGGAAGCAGAAGTACCCATTTGAATACGAGCAAAAAGCCGATAAAGTGATGCCGCAATACGTCATTGAGCAGATTTATGAACATTTCAGTGATTCGATTGTTGTGGCGGATGTCGGACAGCACCAGATGTGGGCAGCGCAATACTTCAAATTCACCGAACCCCGGCAGTGGCTCAACTCCGGCGGTCTCGGGACGATGGGCTTCAGTCTCCCCGCCGCAATCGGTGCGCAACTTGGATGTCCGGACAAAACCGTCGTCAACATCAACGGCGATGGCTCCTATATCATGACGATCCAAGAATTGGTGCCTGCGGTTACCATGAAGCTGCCACTCAAGATTTTCATTATCAACAATATGTACTTGGGAATGGTCCGCCAATGGCAGGAATTGTTCCACGGCAAACGCTATTCCGCTGTCGATTATCACGATAATCCAGATTTCGCCTTACTCGCACAAGCATTCGGTGCCACAGGCTTAAGGGTTGAACACACCGAAGATGTTGTGCCGGCACTCCAGAAAGCACAAGGGATTACCGATGGTCCCGTCGTCATTGACTTCATTGTTGATGAAGAAGAGAATGTGTTCCCGATGGTGCCAGCGGGAGCTGGACTCGGAGATGTTATCCGCGGGTTATCTTAGAGGAATGGTTGTCAGTTTGCTTCGCATTGTCCCAAAAGCCTTTATAGGCTTGCGCAGAATGCGGTTTTTCTCCGAAAAACCTTTCAGTTTTCAGTCAAGAGAGGATCGTTTAACAATGCCCTCTTGTAACCGACAACTGACAACCGACAACTGACAACTATAAAAAAATGAATTCAGAAGAACGACATATTTTTTCCGTTTTGGTCGAAAACCGATTTGGAGTCCTCGCACGTGTTGCAGGCCTCTTCAGTGGGCGGGGCTTTAACATCGACAGTCTCAATGTCGCCGAGACCCATGACAGGAGCATTTCGCAGATAACCCTTGTCACGCACGGCGATGCCCAAATTATTGAACAGATTTACCATCATCTCAACAGACTTATTGACGTTATTGAGGTAACAGACCTATCCACCGACACCCATGTTGAGCGAGAACTTGTCCTCATCAAGATTGCTACCGATGATCCTCAAAAACGCACCGAGATTCTACAAGTCGCGGAAGTTTTCCGGGGTCGGGTTATTGATATGAAACCCGCTTCACTTGTCCTTGAAATTACAGGTGATGAGGGTAAATTGAAAGCAGCGATTGATATTTTCAATACATACGGTATCCTTGAGTTAGCACGCACCGGTAAAATAGCGATGCTCCGTGGCTCCGAATTTTAATTTATGGACCTATGGGCTGCGCTCCATTCCATTACGCGCAGGTTCCTGGTTAAGAACAAACCCCTAAACTCAAATTGTAGCCTGCAACAATACGCAGAAACACCCAAGCAAATACACGCAGGCGGATATACGGAAGGAAACGGTCCTACGCAAACCTTCCAAAACGAACCGCAAGGAAAATTAGAAAAATGGCAACGATTTATTACGATAGTGATGCCAATTTTGATTTATTGAAAGAGCGCACTGTCGCTGTAGTTGGTTATGGCGCGCAAGGACGCGCGCAATCCCTAAACCTCAAAGACAGCGGAGCAAACGTTGTCGTCGGATTATACGAAGGCAGCCGCTCAAAAGCGCGAGCGGAAGCCGAAGGCTTGACCGTCAAAACCGTTGAAGAAGCCGCCGCAATGGCAGACATCGTTCAGATTCTCATCCCTGATGAGCGACATGCAGCCGTCTATCGCGATCAGATTGCTCCGAACATGGAATCGGGAAATATGCTCCTCGTCTCACACGGGTTCAGCGTCCATTTTGGACAGATTGTACCTGCCAGTGACATCGATGTCGCAATGATTGCCCCAAAGGGACCTGGATCCCTTGTCCGCGAGGTATTTGAAGGCGGTGGTGGCGTGCCGTGTCTCATCGCTATACATCAAGATACCACAGGTCTCGCACGCGATGTCGCACTCGCGTATGCAAGAGGCATCGGCGGCACACGTGCGGGTGTCATCGAAACCACGTTCCGTGAGGAAACCGAAACCGATCTCTTCGGTGAGCAAGCTGTCCTGTGCGGTGGAACCGCCGCACTCATCAAAGCCGCTTTTGATACACTCGTTGAAGCGGGTTACCAGCCTGAGATGGCTTATTTTGAATGTTTGCACGAATTGAAACTGATTGTAGACCTAATCTACACAGGTGGATTGAGCAAGATGCGGAACGATGTCAGCAACACCGCCGAATACGGCGACCTGACACGCGGTCCCCAGGTTATTGATGATAGCGTCCGGGAAAAGATGCGCCAAATCTTGAAGGACGTTCAAGGTGGTGTCTTCGCACGTGAGTGGGTCTTGGAGAATGAAGCGAATCAACCCGTACTCGGTGCACTTCGCCGACAAGAAGAGGAATTGCAGATTGAGGAGGTCGGCAAAAATCTGCGCAGCATGATGAGCTGGCTTGACGAGTAGAAGAGACTTTCCCCAGCCAAAGTAGGTGCGGTTTTCAAAGGCACCGATCAGATGGATTTATCCAACGGAACAGATACTTTCTTCATACGAGA
The genomic region above belongs to Candidatus Poribacteria bacterium and contains:
- the ilvB gene encoding biosynthetic-type acetolactate synthase large subunit is translated as MELSGAQILVDSLKREGVEYIFGVNGGAAMPIEIKLIPMRHEQGASHAADGYARVTGDVGVALATSGPGATNLVTGIATAYMDSIPMVAITGQVFTHYIGSDAFQECDIIGVTRPVCKHSYLIKNSDEVADVVAEAFHIAKTGKPGPVVIDIAKDAQMHEALFQYPETVDIRSYKPQVDGDPAQIAKAAALIKEAKRPMLYAGGGVVLANATEELRQLTLKTQIPITVTLMGLGAFPETHPLAMEMPGMHGSCCANYAFTDADLVIAIGARFDDRVTGDLTKFAPNAKKIHIDIDASCIGKNVPVDVPIVGDAKNVLTELNKQVGIADIDPWRDQIQEWKQKYPFEYEQKADKVMPQYVIEQIYEHFSDSIVVADVGQHQMWAAQYFKFTEPRQWLNSGGLGTMGFSLPAAIGAQLGCPDKTVVNINGDGSYIMTIQELVPAVTMKLPLKIFIINNMYLGMVRQWQELFHGKRYSAVDYHDNPDFALLAQAFGATGLRVEHTEDVVPALQKAQGITDGPVVIDFIVDEEENVFPMVPAGAGLGDVIRGLS
- the ilvN gene encoding acetolactate synthase small subunit, coding for MNSEERHIFSVLVENRFGVLARVAGLFSGRGFNIDSLNVAETHDRSISQITLVTHGDAQIIEQIYHHLNRLIDVIEVTDLSTDTHVERELVLIKIATDDPQKRTEILQVAEVFRGRVIDMKPASLVLEITGDEGKLKAAIDIFNTYGILELARTGKIAMLRGSEF
- the ilvC gene encoding ketol-acid reductoisomerase, producing MATIYYDSDANFDLLKERTVAVVGYGAQGRAQSLNLKDSGANVVVGLYEGSRSKARAEAEGLTVKTVEEAAAMADIVQILIPDERHAAVYRDQIAPNMESGNMLLVSHGFSVHFGQIVPASDIDVAMIAPKGPGSLVREVFEGGGGVPCLIAIHQDTTGLARDVALAYARGIGGTRAGVIETTFREETETDLFGEQAVLCGGTAALIKAAFDTLVEAGYQPEMAYFECLHELKLIVDLIYTGGLSKMRNDVSNTAEYGDLTRGPQVIDDSVREKMRQILKDVQGGVFAREWVLENEANQPVLGALRRQEEELQIEEVGKNLRSMMSWLDE